The genomic window GTTTAATCATTCCATACAATCGTGGAATGTTTCTAAGGTAGAAAATATGCGCTCAATGTTTCAAGGGGCAAAAAATTTCAATCAACCACTAAATGCTTGGCACACAGCGAGTTTAAAAGAAATGGTATATTTATTTAGAGATGCAGAGCAGTTTAATCAGCCCTTGGATAAGTGGGATATTTCTCAAGTAGAATCTTTAAATAGTGTATTTGCTTATGCTAAAAATTTTAATCAAAATATACAATCTTGGGATACTTCAAAGGTGATAAATATGGAAGATTTATTCGAAGGTGCGCAAGCTTTCAACCAACCATTAAATAATTGGAATGTAAGCAAAGTGCTTAATATGGAGGCAATGTTTGCCGATGCTAAAAGCTTTAATCAACCCCTTGATAAATGGGACACAAGTAGCGTCAAAGATATGAGCAGTATGTTTAGCGGGGCGGAATCTTTTAATCAACCTTTGAATACTTGGCAGGTAGGGAATGTCTATGATATGCGCTCAATGTTTGAGCGGGCAACAAAATTCAATCAGCCTTTAGTCAAGTGGAATGTCAGCAATGTTTATAAAATAAATTATATGTTTGTAGAAGCAAGTCATTTTAAGCAAGATTTAAATATGTGGAATATAAATATATGGAATATATTGGAGCTAGAGGGGATACCCTCTTATGTTTTTGAGGGTTCGCCTTTGCAATCAAACCCACCCAAATGGTATAAAAATCTCGTAGGGCAAAAGAGAGAATAAATGAAAAAGCTTTTATATATGACAATGTGTGCCATAATGAGCGTGTTTATAAGCAGCTGCGGGGATTCTAAAGGAGATTCTCAAAAGATAACATATAAATACCACCCAAAGGATAGGGCGGAACTTGTCAAACTTATCAATGATGAAAATGTGAATCTAAGCGAAATTGATACAAGCAAGGTTACAGACTTTAGTTTTTTGTTTGCGCGTTTGGGTGAGGAATGCGATGACACACTTGGGTGGCATAGAGAGGATTTACTCACTCCACATTTAGAAAAATGCAAAAATACAGGCATAAAGCGATTGGATAGCATTCACGCAATTAAGAAACAAATTTCAGACATTGATTCACAGATTCGCAAGATAGAATCTGCGCTTGAAAAAGAGGAGCAGTGCAGGAGTGATTTTGAATCTTTTATCGCTCCTAAGATTCAAGCGAAGATTAAATCCAAAGAGGGATTTTTTGATGAGCATAAAAGAGAGTATGTCAAAAGAAAAACTTTAAATGACAAGGAGAGAGCGCAAGTGCGCGATGAGGTTATTAAAGAAAATAAATCGTGCATTTTTTTAAAAAATGTGGAGGATAAAGAAAGGATTTCTTCGCTTAAGGAGCAACAGGTCAATTTGGAGGAGCAATTAAGTCATTTAATGGAGAAGCTAGGCACGATTACGCATTGGGATACGCGTAATGTCAAGGATATGAGTTTTGTTTTTGCCGGTGGATTTGCGTGGGAATTACTAAGGGATAAAGAGCAGAGTAAGGTAGAGTTATACTGGGATACGCACAGTGTGGAGAATATGCAGGGAATGTTTTTTGAAAATTACGCGTTGAGCGAGGAATTACAAGAGTGGGTTACACATTTTGATGTGAGTAATGTCAAAGATATGAGCTATATGTTTTATCGTAGCAATTTTAATAAAAATATTAATGCGTGGAATGTCAGCAGGGTAGAGAGTATGGAGGCGATGTTTGCGCAAAATTTTAGCTTTAATCAGCCCCTTGATAAATGGAATACAAGTCGTGTAAAAAATATGGCAGAGATGTTTGTATGTGCGCTTAGTTTTAACCAAAATATACAATCGTGGAATGTGGGCAATGTGGAGAATATGAGCTATCTTTTTGGGGGATTGTGCGCAGTGGATTCTACTTGCGCTTTCAATCAGCCCTTAAATGCGTGGAATGTCTCTAAAGTGCGCGATATGAGCGGTATGTTTATTTTTTTGCGTCAATTTAATCAACCCTTAGACAAATGGGACACGCGTAATGTGGAGAATATGAGTGGTATGTTTAAAGAAGCAAGTAGCTTTAATCAACCCCTTAATACTTGGAATGTGAGTAATGTCAAAGATATGAGTTATATGTTTGAGTATGCGGAATCTTTCAATCAACCATTAGATAAGTGGAATGTCGGTAATGTAGAAAATATGCAAGGAATGTTTGCGGATTCAGCCTTTAATCAGCCTATCAATAATTGGAATGTGCAAAAGGTAGAGGATATGAGTAAAATGTTTCATTCACGAGTTTTCAATCAACCTCTTGATAAATGGCAGGTAAAAAGCCTTAAAAATATGCAAGGAATGTTTAGCGAATACTTTTTGCAAAATATTGATTCTTGGGAGATTGATAGGACTAAAGTGAAAACCGCAGATGCGTTTTCTCCAAACTCTGCCTTTGTGCCAAAGTGGTATGGAGAGGATATTATAAATGATGAGGAATTGGCAGATGAGGTTTCTTCTTGCTTTGAATTCGGGGTAGGGTGTGAGGTGGATAAAGTGAGCTTTGAGCTGCCTTTTAAGGAGAATAGTATAAAGTTTTTTAAGGGAGACAAACAAGGCAATTTTGCGCGTATTTGCCTGCCCTATGCGGAATATAGCGATGAGAAGCGCGCAAAGGATATTTATGAACATATCTCTATGTGTTTAGATTCTATAAAAGTGCGAGAATCTAAGATGATGACACTGCATTTTGATGGTATATATCGTGCTACCCATATTGGAGAATGCGAAACTTTAGATTTTCCTCACTCACAGCCCTAAAGATGTAAAAATAAAATCTACCGCGTCCTCTCCTGTGAAAAACTTTATACTTACCGCTACAAGTATCATAATAGTAATAAGTGGCGAGACAAAGCGCATAATAATATACCAAAACGCAAAGGCAATATCATTAAAAAAATGTGCAGTGTATTGTCGTAATTGAACTTTTGGCACAGCCCAGCCGATAAAAGTAACTGCTAAAAGTTTTGGGTATTCATTGGGATCATATTCTAAAACCGAATCTTAAGTAAGTAGGATATCGCCACTAGCCACTGTAATATCTGTGCGTAGGGCTGCACCTTTGCCTTGATTGTGTGAGTGATATAAGATTTTAAGGTTTAGGCATGCGGTATATTGTTTTGATTAGATTCAGTAGATTTTAAATCTTGAAGTATTTCTATTGTGCCATCAGTGCTACAATCATCAATAATAACAATTTCTTTATGATAGGCAATAGTAACATTTTTACACGTTCTAAAATATATGTAATGGTGCGAGATTCATAAAATAAGGAATAATAATTGAGAGTGTAGGAAGATGTGAATCTTCTACATTACCATTGGGGGCTAGAGAGATTGTGTGTATCCCCCCCCCCCCATTGTCTAAAAGCAAAGACATAAAAACTCCTTATTGTTTAGTGTGATTTATATTCCCTCACAGCTCGGGTTTATCCCCTTTCAAAAGGCACGTGATGAGGGCGGATACTTTCTCTGCACTGCCGTGTTTTAGATACTCCCTAAGCTCCTTTACCTTAGCAAAAAATGTTCCGGTATGTGTATCACCATACGCCTTAAGGAGATTAAGTGCGGTAAGGTTGCTTTGGATAAGTTCTGGGTGGATTTGCTTCGTGCCAATGTGCGAGTCGCCATCAGTATAGTGCAAGGCATTGTAAAGGATATTAGCAATCCCTATGTGCTGCAATCGCACAAATGCCTTAGCAAACATTATATCCGTGCCTCGTGTCTTATATCCAAGCACAAGAGGAGTGCCAATGAGTGTGGCTTGAAGCGTGGCAGTGCCCGAGCAAATAAAGGCAAAGCTAGATTCATAAAGTGCGGCATTGGCATCAAAGCTAATCTCAAAAATATGTATATCGCTACCATAAATCTGTGTTAGGGCTTGTTGGTTAAGATTCTTAAAATGTTCAGGGATAATAAGCACCTTAGGATTTGGAAGCTGCTTTGCAACTTTGGCAAAAGTAGGGAAGATTCTTTGAATCTCGCTCTTGCGACTGCCGGGCATAAAGGCAATCTTGCCATCTTCTAGTGGTAGTGGCTTATCTTTGAATTGTGGAATCTCATCAATCAGTGGGTGTCCCACATACTGCGCTCTTTTCTCTTCTAGCGCGTGCGGATACATAGCGAGTTCAAAAGGCAAAATAGCACAGAGATAATCACACACTTTTTCTATGTGCTTTGCTCTCCAAGGCTTCCACGCCCATACTTGTGGCAAAGTATAATACACGATAGGCACTTTTGAGCCATTTTTCTTTAAAGCTTTTGCGATTGGGAGATTGAAGCTTGAGCTATCCATAAGCAAAATGACATCGCAACTTTCTGCAAGTCTTGTCATTTTGTGAATGGCTTCCTTAAAAAATGCGATTTTTTTCATCACATCTAAAAAACCCATAACCGCGAAGTCCTTCAAAGTGTATGTAGGCTTTGCGTCATTAAATCTTTCAAATACGCTTGGTTCAAATATCCCGCACACCCGCACAGAAGTATTGAGCTTTTTAGCTAGGACTTGCAAATGGATATTTGCACTTGGCTCACACGCACTGACAAAAAGCTTCTTATTCATATTTACTCTTTGGTGTAGATTCTATAGAATCTGTAGTGTCTGTTTGTGGGCTACTAGCAGGGTGGGTGGATTCTGTATAATACTCTTGCGTGATGAGTTCGAGTTGATATTCACTTTTTAAATCGCGTAATTCAACGCGCAGTTTAGAATTTTCTAATTCAAGTTCATTGATTTGTGCCTGAAGTGCGTTTTGCACTTCATTATTAGAATCTTGTGAATCTTTGGACACTTGGGCTTGTTGTTGCTCCAATGTGCGGATTGCATTTTGTGCTAGGGTAATATGCTCTCTTAATTCTTTGAGCTTGGCTTTAGAAGTTTTAATCTCTTCGTGATATTGTGCGACTTCAAGGCGCATTTTTTCTCGCTCATTTTCAAAAAATCCTACAATATCCCAAAGGTTTTGTGTTTGTGGATTGTATTTAAGAAGTTTTTCAAATGCTTGTTCATCAATTTTTTGAGCTAATGGCTTATCTTGTGCATACATAAAAATCCTTATTCTAAGATGATGACATCATATAAGATTCTTGAGTTTGTATAGAATCTTGTATATCTTCTATGTCAAGTTCAAGGTTAAGAAGATGTAATTCTCTGCCTTGCGTGATGATTACCTGCTGACTTCGACAAAAAGGACAAGTGCTATATGTGAGATTTTCTCCACTAAAGTCGCGTTCGCAAGATTGACAATGTAAGACAACAGGTTGATATTCTATCTCAATATTCGCATTTTTACAAAGCGGAGATTCTAATCTAAAAGTCTCAAATGCACTTTTTACAAGCGCACTATCTACGCCACTACGCTCACCAATGGCAATACGGACTTTCGCAACAGAAGTAGCATTATGCTCTTTTGCGTGAGTTTCACATATTTGTATGAGTGAGGCGACAATAGAATATTCGTGCATTTTTATCCTTAGATTCTATAAAGTCATAGGTATAATTTTACCCAAGAAGTGCTAAAATAAGCAAAAATTCACAAAGGGATTTGGAGTGCAGAGGGTAAAAACAAAACAAATTTTCGTAGGAAACGTGGCAGTAGGCGGCGATGCGCCCATTTCTGTGCAAAGTATGACTTTTAGCAAAACTTGTGATATAGAGGCGACAAAAGCACAGCTTGATAGATTGTATTTTGCTGGGGCTGATATGGTGCGTGTGGCAGTGAGCGACCCAAAAGACGCGGCTGCACTCAAAGAGCTTAAAAGTGTTTCGCCCCTGCCACTTATCGCGGATATTCATTTTAGATACAAATTTGCCCTTATCGCAGCAGAGAGCGTGGATTGCATTCGTATCAATCCGGGCAATATCGGCTCAAAAGATAGAATTAAAGCTGTGGCAGATGCGTGTAATGCACGAGGCATACCTATTCGTATTGGTGTAAATGGTGGGAGTTTAGAAAAACAATTTGAGGAAAAATATGGTGCAACTCCTAAAGGTATGATTGAATCTGCGTTATACAACATCAAGCTTTTAGAGGATTTTGGATTCACAAATATCAAGGTTTCGCTCAAAGCAAGTGATGTAGAGCGCACAATGGCAGCATATAGAATGCTTCGTCCTTTAGTAGAGTATCCTTTTCATTTGGGCGTTACAGAGGCTGGGACTTTGCCGCATTCTATGGTAAAAAGTGCTATGGCACTTGGTGGGCTGCTTATGGAGGGCATTGGCGATACGATGAGAATCTCCATAACAGGTGAGCTTGAAGAAGAAATTAAAGTCGCGCGCCTCATACTTCAATACAGCGGACGACAAAAAAGCGGGGTAAGTATAGTGTCTTGCCCTACTTGTGGGCGCATTGAAGCAAATCTTGTCAAAATGGTGCAAGAGGTAGAATCTCGCATTAAGCATATCAAAACGCCTTTGCAAGTGAGCGTAATGGGCTGTGCTGTCAATGCTTTGGGTGAAGCTAAACACGCAGATATTGCCATTGCTTTTGGAAATAAAGATGGGCTGATTATTAAAGGTGGCAAGATTCTCTGCAAACTCAAAGAAGACAAATTACTTGAGCGGTTTATCGCAGAAGTAGAGGAGCTTGCCAAACAAAGAGAAGAAGCATAAGGGAGGAAGCATAATGCAAGATATACAAGCAATGCTCATATCTGCAAAGCGTAGTGCAAGGATATTAGAGCAATTAAGCGATAAAAAAAGAAATGCAGTGCTAGAATCTATGGCAGATGAGATAGAATCTCAATGCGAAATAATATGCGAAGCAAATGCTAAAGATATGAGTGCGGCAGAGCATCTTCCTCTAGCAATGCGTAAAAGATTAGAATTAAATAGTATAAAAGTGCATTCTATGGCAGATTCTATGCGTGATATTGCAAAGCTTCATTGCAGTGTAGGGCAGGTGATAAAGAGCTGGAAAAACAAGGCAGGATTAGAGATTACGCAAGTGAGTGTGCCGCTTGGTGTCATTGGTGTCATTTATGAATCTCGCCCTAATGTTACAAGTGATGTAAGTGCATTGTGCTTTAAAAGTGGGAATGTGTGTGTGCTCAAAGGTGGCAAAGAGGCATTTCACTCAAATGTGGCAATACTTAAAGCATTGCATAGTGCATTAGAGCAGCATTCACTTCCTAAAGGATGTGTGAGTATGATAGAGGATACTTCACGTGAGGGAATATTAGAATTTGTCAAAATGGATAAGTATGTGGATTTGCTTATACCACGAGGGGGTGAGGGATTGATTGAATTTGTCAAACATAACGCAACAATTCCTATCATCAAGCACGATAAGGGCGTGTGCCATACCTATATCCATAAAAGTGCGGATTTGGATATGGCACTCAATGTTGTGCTCAATGCAAAGTTAAGCTATCCCGCCGCGTGTAATGCGTGTGAGTGTATCTTGCTTGATGAGGTGCTTGTAGAGGGATTCTTACCGAAATTGCTTACAAAATTAAGAGAAGCAGATGTGCGTGTAATGTTTGAAAATGAAGTATGGCTCAAAAATTGGGGCATTGCAGATGATGGCTTAGCTGATTTTAGCAAAGAGTGGGGCGATAAGATTCTTAATCTTAAAGTTGTAAATGGAATTGATGAAGCCCTAGAGCATATTGCGCACTTTGGTTCTGCGCATTCGGAATCTATTATCACTCAAGATGAAGTGATAGCACAAACTTTTATGCGTGAGGTCGATGCGGCGTGTGTATATGTGAATGCTTCTACACGATTTAGCGATGGTGGAGAGTTTGGCTTTGGTGCGGAGGTGGGTATTTCTACCTCTAAACTTCACGCTAGAGGTCCTATGGGTATAGAATCTTTATTAAGTTATAAATATTGTATTACAGGCAATGGACAAGTGAGGTAAAATGGGAATCTTAAAAAAACAATGGAATATTTCGTGGCTTAATTTTACTCTGCTTTGTGCTACTTTTTTAAGTGCTGGGTTGGCATTGCGGTATGTGCGTATGTTGTGATAGGGTAACCTGTCTAAAAGACAGGTTTGACGCATTCCTTTAGCTTTGATATTTTAAAAGTAGAAGTTATCTATTTATTATGTATGTAAAATCATTGTATCCTCCTTAAAAGTAAATTTTAAGAAGTGTGTTAGTGAGAAATAATTGCGCATTTTGGATTCATTGTTTGCTCCTTTGTCTTTTGTGTCGGTATTGTAGCATATTACTTATAAAAATCTCCTCATCTGTGTGAGATTATACAACGCATACGCTAATGTATCAATTTGGGATTGAATGCAGAAGTGCCAAAATGAGAATCTGTGGGTTTGAGGAGTTAGGATTTTCTATGGTTTTTAATATTGCCTAACTTAACAATAGAAGTAATAATTGCTGGAATAAGTGAGAGCC from Helicobacter typhlonius includes these protein-coding regions:
- a CDS encoding BspA family leucine-rich repeat surface protein, encoding MKKLLYMTMCAIMSVFISSCGDSKGDSQKITYKYHPKDRAELVKLINDENVNLSEIDTSKVTDFSFLFARLGEECDDTLGWHREDLLTPHLEKCKNTGIKRLDSIHAIKKQISDIDSQIRKIESALEKEEQCRSDFESFIAPKIQAKIKSKEGFFDEHKREYVKRKTLNDKERAQVRDEVIKENKSCIFLKNVEDKERISSLKEQQVNLEEQLSHLMEKLGTITHWDTRNVKDMSFVFAGGFAWELLRDKEQSKVELYWDTHSVENMQGMFFENYALSEELQEWVTHFDVSNVKDMSYMFYRSNFNKNINAWNVSRVESMEAMFAQNFSFNQPLDKWNTSRVKNMAEMFVCALSFNQNIQSWNVGNVENMSYLFGGLCAVDSTCAFNQPLNAWNVSKVRDMSGMFIFLRQFNQPLDKWDTRNVENMSGMFKEASSFNQPLNTWNVSNVKDMSYMFEYAESFNQPLDKWNVGNVENMQGMFADSAFNQPINNWNVQKVEDMSKMFHSRVFNQPLDKWQVKSLKNMQGMFSEYFLQNIDSWEIDRTKVKTADAFSPNSAFVPKWYGEDIINDEELADEVSSCFEFGVGCEVDKVSFELPFKENSIKFFKGDKQGNFARICLPYAEYSDEKRAKDIYEHISMCLDSIKVRESKMMTLHFDGIYRATHIGECETLDFPHSQP
- the hypA gene encoding hydrogenase/urease nickel incorporation protein HypA, with product MHEYSIVASLIQICETHAKEHNATSVAKVRIAIGERSGVDSALVKSAFETFRLESPLCKNANIEIEYQPVVLHCQSCERDFSGENLTYSTCPFCRSQQVIITQGRELHLLNLELDIEDIQDSIQTQESYMMSSS
- the ispG gene encoding flavodoxin-dependent (E)-4-hydroxy-3-methylbut-2-enyl-diphosphate synthase: MQRVKTKQIFVGNVAVGGDAPISVQSMTFSKTCDIEATKAQLDRLYFAGADMVRVAVSDPKDAAALKELKSVSPLPLIADIHFRYKFALIAAESVDCIRINPGNIGSKDRIKAVADACNARGIPIRIGVNGGSLEKQFEEKYGATPKGMIESALYNIKLLEDFGFTNIKVSLKASDVERTMAAYRMLRPLVEYPFHLGVTEAGTLPHSMVKSAMALGGLLMEGIGDTMRISITGELEEEIKVARLILQYSGRQKSGVSIVSCPTCGRIEANLVKMVQEVESRIKHIKTPLQVSVMGCAVNALGEAKHADIAIAFGNKDGLIIKGGKILCKLKEDKLLERFIAEVEELAKQREEA
- a CDS encoding glycosyltransferase, with product MSHHYIYFRTCKNVTIAYHKEIVIIDDCSTDGTIEILQDLKSTESNQNNIPHA
- a CDS encoding glutamate-5-semialdehyde dehydrogenase, which produces MQDIQAMLISAKRSARILEQLSDKKRNAVLESMADEIESQCEIICEANAKDMSAAEHLPLAMRKRLELNSIKVHSMADSMRDIAKLHCSVGQVIKSWKNKAGLEITQVSVPLGVIGVIYESRPNVTSDVSALCFKSGNVCVLKGGKEAFHSNVAILKALHSALEQHSLPKGCVSMIEDTSREGILEFVKMDKYVDLLIPRGGEGLIEFVKHNATIPIIKHDKGVCHTYIHKSADLDMALNVVLNAKLSYPAACNACECILLDEVLVEGFLPKLLTKLREADVRVMFENEVWLKNWGIADDGLADFSKEWGDKILNLKVVNGIDEALEHIAHFGSAHSESIITQDEVIAQTFMREVDAACVYVNASTRFSDGGEFGFGAEVGISTSKLHARGPMGIESLLSYKYCITGNGQVR
- the lpxB gene encoding lipid-A-disaccharide synthase produces the protein MNKKLFVSACEPSANIHLQVLAKKLNTSVRVCGIFEPSVFERFNDAKPTYTLKDFAVMGFLDVMKKIAFFKEAIHKMTRLAESCDVILLMDSSSFNLPIAKALKKNGSKVPIVYYTLPQVWAWKPWRAKHIEKVCDYLCAILPFELAMYPHALEEKRAQYVGHPLIDEIPQFKDKPLPLEDGKIAFMPGSRKSEIQRIFPTFAKVAKQLPNPKVLIIPEHFKNLNQQALTQIYGSDIHIFEISFDANAALYESSFAFICSGTATLQATLIGTPLVLGYKTRGTDIMFAKAFVRLQHIGIANILYNALHYTDGDSHIGTKQIHPELIQSNLTALNLLKAYGDTHTGTFFAKVKELREYLKHGSAEKVSALITCLLKGDKPEL